One Solea senegalensis isolate Sse05_10M linkage group LG21, IFAPA_SoseM_1, whole genome shotgun sequence DNA segment encodes these proteins:
- the gfi1b gene encoding zinc finger protein Gfi-1b isoform X2 has translation MPRSFLVKNKRNTSFNVHRPHEDELKALTCTTAAAAESTHTPPQSQEQQLPPHDPSSLKEEETEISCPLPVHPEPTRAPAAPMQPYLLTEPHPAEFPTYYKPAYAWEPMGGSFELRQVTFSPTVLQHASSLYGTHIRRSPPLQQPLDCSTHYSPSSNTYHCITCDKVFSTPHGLEVHVRRSHSGTRPFGCSICRKTFGHAVSLEQHMNVHSQEKSFECKMCGKSFKRSSTLSTHLLIHSDTRPYPCQFCGKRFHQKSDMKKHTYIHTGEKPHKCQVCGKAFSQSSNLITHSRKHTGFKPFGCDICSKGFQRKVDLRRHHESQHGLK, from the exons ATGCCGCGTTCATTTCTGGTGAAAAACAAACGGAACACGTCCTTTAATGTTCACCGCCCGCACGAGGACGAGCTGAAGGCCCTCACATGTACAACAG ctgcagcagcagagtccacacacacaccaccacagtcacaggagcagcagctccctcCTCACGATCCTTCTTcattaaaggaggaggagacagagattTCATGTCCTTTACCCGTCCACCCAGAACCAACCAGAGCTCCTGCAGCGCCCATGCAGCCTTACCTCCTCACAG agcCTCACCCGGCAGAATTCCCCACGTACTACAAACCGGCGTACGCCTGGGAGCCGATGGGCGGCTCCTTCGAGCTGCGTCAGGTGACCTTTAGCCCCACGGTGCTGCAGCACGCCAGCAGCCTGTACGGCACGCACATCCGCCGCAGCCCGCCGCTGCAGCAGCCGCTGGACTGCAGCACACACTACTCGCCCTCGTCCAACACCTACCACTGCATCACCTGtgacaag GTTTTCTCGACCCCTCACGGGCTGGAGGTTCACGTCAGGAGGTCGCACAGCGGCACCAGACCGTTCGGCTGCAGCATCTGCAGGAAAACCTTCGGTCACGCCGTGAGTCTGGAGCAGCACATGAACGTCCACTCTCAG GAGAAAAGCTTTGAGTGTAAGATGTGCGGGAAGTCCTTCAAGCGCTCGTCCACTCTGTCCACACACCTGCTCATCCACTCAGACACGAGGCCGTACCCGTGCCAGTTCTGCGGCAAGAGGTTCCACCAGAAGTCGGACATGAAGAAGCACACGTACATTCACACGG gtGAAAAACCCCACAAGTGCCAGGTGTGCGGTAAAGCGTTCAGTCAGAGCTCCAACCTGATCACACACAGCAGGAAACACACCGGCTTCAAGCCGTTCGGATGTGACATTTGTTCCAAAGGCTTCCAGCGGAAAGTGGATCTGCGCAGGCACCACGAGAGCCAGCACGGCTTGAAGTGA
- the gfi1b gene encoding zinc finger protein Gfi-1b isoform X1, with protein sequence MPRSFLVKNKRNTSFNVHRPHEDELKALTCTTEAAAAESTHTPPQSQEQQLPPHDPSSLKEEETEISCPLPVHPEPTRAPAAPMQPYLLTEPHPAEFPTYYKPAYAWEPMGGSFELRQVTFSPTVLQHASSLYGTHIRRSPPLQQPLDCSTHYSPSSNTYHCITCDKVFSTPHGLEVHVRRSHSGTRPFGCSICRKTFGHAVSLEQHMNVHSQEKSFECKMCGKSFKRSSTLSTHLLIHSDTRPYPCQFCGKRFHQKSDMKKHTYIHTGEKPHKCQVCGKAFSQSSNLITHSRKHTGFKPFGCDICSKGFQRKVDLRRHHESQHGLK encoded by the exons ATGCCGCGTTCATTTCTGGTGAAAAACAAACGGAACACGTCCTTTAATGTTCACCGCCCGCACGAGGACGAGCTGAAGGCCCTCACATGTACAACAG aagctgcagcagcagagtccacacacacaccaccacagtcacaggagcagcagctccctcCTCACGATCCTTCTTcattaaaggaggaggagacagagattTCATGTCCTTTACCCGTCCACCCAGAACCAACCAGAGCTCCTGCAGCGCCCATGCAGCCTTACCTCCTCACAG agcCTCACCCGGCAGAATTCCCCACGTACTACAAACCGGCGTACGCCTGGGAGCCGATGGGCGGCTCCTTCGAGCTGCGTCAGGTGACCTTTAGCCCCACGGTGCTGCAGCACGCCAGCAGCCTGTACGGCACGCACATCCGCCGCAGCCCGCCGCTGCAGCAGCCGCTGGACTGCAGCACACACTACTCGCCCTCGTCCAACACCTACCACTGCATCACCTGtgacaag GTTTTCTCGACCCCTCACGGGCTGGAGGTTCACGTCAGGAGGTCGCACAGCGGCACCAGACCGTTCGGCTGCAGCATCTGCAGGAAAACCTTCGGTCACGCCGTGAGTCTGGAGCAGCACATGAACGTCCACTCTCAG GAGAAAAGCTTTGAGTGTAAGATGTGCGGGAAGTCCTTCAAGCGCTCGTCCACTCTGTCCACACACCTGCTCATCCACTCAGACACGAGGCCGTACCCGTGCCAGTTCTGCGGCAAGAGGTTCCACCAGAAGTCGGACATGAAGAAGCACACGTACATTCACACGG gtGAAAAACCCCACAAGTGCCAGGTGTGCGGTAAAGCGTTCAGTCAGAGCTCCAACCTGATCACACACAGCAGGAAACACACCGGCTTCAAGCCGTTCGGATGTGACATTTGTTCCAAAGGCTTCCAGCGGAAAGTGGATCTGCGCAGGCACCACGAGAGCCAGCACGGCTTGAAGTGA